One Hemitrygon akajei chromosome 11, sHemAka1.3, whole genome shotgun sequence DNA segment encodes these proteins:
- the LOC140735405 gene encoding lysosomal dipeptide transporter MFSD1-like isoform X4, giving the protein MAQPAERAYYRFLLLFFNCLPGFASCFYFEIPSVLQDKFQGNITCFNSTMTNGTADCVEGLGMTPEQFNLLFATYAWTNAVVVILAGFFTDKLGNCIVVILSYFIIMLGSATFALGSHFKGTSYLLPLMIIGQFLAGSSSGSFYLVQDRIIAFWFKDKELSLAFGLNVAFSRLGSVLNFLLTKSFESHFGLQWTLWAGALLCVLGFVSAIIVGILDRSGTKQLGLDVVHQQESKKVRLKDICHLSLRYWLLVLTIMFFYNGFFPFIADATKFIQDKYSRYSNQEASYIAGAVFDTSMLLLPIAGILIDYIGLRGIFVSMCAVLTVPVFALLAFTFVPPFVSMIWLGVTYSFAVKIQKPESMYHWARGQLLPDCYQTVV; this is encoded by the exons ATGGCTCAGCCGGCAGAAAGAG CCTATTACAGGTTCTTGTTACTATTCTTCAACTGTCTGCCGGGGTTTGCTTCCTGCTTCTACTTTGAAATTCCCAGTGTGCTTCAGGACAAGTTCCAGGGG AATATCACTTGTTTTAATTCTACCATGACTAATGGGACAGCAGATTGTGTGGAAGGATTGGGAATGACCCCAGAGCAGTTCAACCTTCTCTTTGCTACCTATGCATGGAC AAATGCTGTGGTGGTGATACTGGCTGGGTTCTTCACAGACAAGCTGGGAAATTGCA TTGTTGTCATCTTGTCCTACTTTATTATTATGCTGGGCTCGGCTACCTTTGCTTTGGGATCCCATTTCAAAGGCACCAGTTACCTACTGCCATTGATGATCATTGGCCAGTTTCTCGCTGGCTCAAGCAGTGGGTCATTCTATC TTGTTCAGGACCGTATTATCGCTTTCTGGTTCAAAGATAAGGAGTTGTCGTTGGCCTTTGGGCTGAATGTGGCCTTCTCTCGCCTTGGCAGTGTCCTCAACTTTTTATTAACCAAATCTTTTGAATCACATTTTGGGCTGCAGTGGACTCTTTGGGCAG GAGCTTTGTTGTGTGTTCTTGGCTTTGTCTCAGCCATCATCGTTGGCATCCTGGATAGAAGTGGGACAAAACAGCTGGGACTTGACGTTGTCCACCAGCAGGAATCCAAAAAAGTG AGACTAAAGGATATTTGTCATTTGTCTCTCCGCTACTGGCTGCTGGTTCTTACCATCATGTTCTTCTACAATGGATTCTTTCCATTTATTGCTGATGCTAC caagtTCATTCAGGATAAGTATTCGAGGTACAGTAATCAGGAAGCCTCCTACATCGCTGGTGCTGTGTTCGATACCTCGAtgcttctactacccatagcTGGAATCCTCATT gATTACATAGGATTAAGAGGAATATTTGTCTCGATGTGTGCTGTGTTGACAGTCCCTGTTTTCGCTCTTTTGGCATTCACCTTCGTACCACCATTTGTTTCAATGATATGGCTGGGTGTCACCTATTCATTTGCTGTT aagatccaaaagcctgaaagcatgtaccactggGCTCGAGGACAGCTTTTGCCCGACTGTTATCAGACTGTTGTTTGA